A window of the Leucothrix mucor DSM 2157 genome harbors these coding sequences:
- the thrC gene encoding threonine synthase produces the protein MKFIETRGNDSQPQHPVNVNFSEAILGPIASYGGIYAPETLPDLGEAFLKAHLNSSYKQLAKALLQAFEIDIAERVIDEALSSYDQFDDPNDPTPLVKVRDDLFVSELYHGPTRAFKDMALQPFGVLLSALAKYRDEDYLILAATSGDTGPAALETFKNRERVRVACMYPEGGTSDVQRLQMITEDADNLRVIGIHGDFDDAQSALKQLLGSQSFKQTLSEKKIHLSAANSVNFGRIIFQIIYHISAYLELVRREEITLGEKIYIAVPSGNFGNALGAYYAMQMGLPVEKILISTNNNKVLTGLIQDGHYDFRGASVIPTVAPAMDILKASNVERILFDLFGAERTRELMYQLDTERFYELSPSEHAELKAIFAADHCDDEETVGYVKRCFEDGYLMDPHTATCLKVYDNCRDKPLKTIVTSTAEWTKFSMTIAEAIGTESGSGDLDALKNISAKANIQIPAQIEALFDKPIAQKTLIDKDDIEKTILSFL, from the coding sequence ATGAAGTTTATAGAAACCCGTGGTAATGATTCGCAGCCACAGCACCCGGTTAATGTTAATTTTTCAGAAGCCATTCTTGGCCCGATTGCTTCCTATGGCGGGATTTATGCACCAGAAACGCTGCCAGATTTAGGTGAAGCCTTTTTAAAAGCGCATCTGAACTCCAGCTACAAGCAGTTAGCCAAAGCGCTGCTTCAGGCCTTCGAGATTGATATTGCCGAGCGAGTGATTGATGAAGCGTTGAGCTCTTATGATCAGTTTGATGACCCGAATGATCCAACGCCTTTGGTTAAAGTGCGTGACGATTTATTTGTAAGTGAGCTGTATCACGGCCCAACCCGCGCCTTTAAAGACATGGCTTTACAGCCGTTTGGTGTATTGCTTTCTGCGTTAGCGAAGTATCGTGATGAGGATTATCTGATTCTGGCTGCGACCAGTGGAGACACCGGGCCTGCGGCATTAGAAACCTTTAAGAACCGTGAGCGGGTTCGTGTAGCCTGCATGTATCCTGAAGGCGGAACTTCGGATGTGCAGCGTCTTCAAATGATCACTGAAGATGCTGATAACCTGAGAGTTATTGGTATTCACGGTGACTTTGATGATGCTCAAAGCGCATTGAAGCAGTTGCTAGGTTCGCAGAGTTTCAAGCAAACACTGAGTGAGAAAAAGATTCACTTATCAGCAGCTAACTCGGTTAACTTCGGGCGCATTATTTTCCAGATTATTTACCATATCTCGGCTTATCTGGAACTGGTCCGTCGCGAAGAAATCACTTTAGGTGAGAAGATCTATATTGCTGTTCCTAGTGGTAATTTTGGTAATGCATTGGGTGCTTACTATGCCATGCAGATGGGCTTGCCGGTTGAGAAGATTTTGATTTCAACTAACAACAATAAAGTGCTGACTGGTTTGATTCAGGATGGTCATTATGATTTCCGTGGCGCTTCAGTAATTCCTACTGTGGCACCGGCAATGGATATTCTGAAAGCCTCCAATGTTGAACGTATTCTGTTTGATTTATTTGGTGCTGAGCGTACCAGAGAGTTGATGTATCAGCTGGATACCGAGCGCTTCTATGAGCTATCCCCCTCTGAGCATGCTGAGCTAAAGGCGATTTTTGCGGCAGATCATTGTGATGATGAGGAAACAGTAGGCTACGTAAAGCGTTGTTTTGAAGATGGCTATTTAATGGACCCACACACCGCGACCTGCCTCAAGGTCTATGATAACTGCCGTGACAAGCCTCTGAAGACAATTGTAACCTCTACTGCTGAGTGGACTAAGTTCTCAATGACTATTGCAGAAGCGATTGGTACAGAGTCTGGTAGTGGCGATTTGGATGCGTTGAAGAATATTTCGGCCAAAGCGAATATTCAGATTCCGGCTCAGATTGAAGCCTTGTTTGATAAGCCGATTGCCCAGAAAACGCTGATCGATAAAGACGATATCGAAAAGACTATTTTGTCATTCCTCTGA
- a CDS encoding homoserine dehydrogenase: protein MTPVKVGLLGLGTVGSGTATVLKRNAEEIARRAGRGIIIDYVSTSKTELPEGLGLSGSRITRDPFDVVNDPDIEVVVELYGGDEPAKSLVLQAIENGKHVVTANKALIAVHGNEIFEKAREKGVIVAFEAAVAGGIPIIKSLREGLSANKINWLAGIINGTGNFILSEMRDKGRDFEDVLAEAQALGYAESDPTFDVEGIDAGHKLTILSSIAFGIPLQFEKTYMEGISDISSEDVGYADELGYGIKHLGIARRTERGIEQRVHPTLIPKDRLIANVNGVMNAVLVKGDAVGPTMYYGAGAGGEPTASAVVADIIDIARVLTSDPENRVPHLAFQPDSLSDHPVLAMDAVDTAFYLRLSARDEAGVLANITRILGDDNISIEAFIQKETSKTNGKADIILLTKVVNEGDMNQAIAKIEALDVVTGKVTRIRVENLG, encoded by the coding sequence ATGACTCCGGTAAAAGTTGGTCTTTTAGGTTTGGGCACGGTAGGCAGTGGAACAGCAACTGTCTTAAAACGTAATGCAGAAGAAATTGCTCGTCGGGCAGGGCGTGGCATTATTATTGACTATGTTTCAACGTCCAAGACTGAGTTGCCGGAAGGCTTAGGTCTATCTGGCAGTCGTATCACCCGTGACCCTTTCGATGTGGTCAATGATCCTGACATTGAAGTCGTGGTTGAGCTGTATGGCGGTGATGAGCCAGCTAAGAGCTTAGTGCTGCAAGCCATTGAAAATGGTAAACATGTTGTGACAGCCAACAAAGCGCTGATCGCAGTACATGGTAATGAAATCTTCGAAAAAGCCCGTGAAAAAGGCGTTATTGTTGCTTTTGAGGCCGCAGTTGCCGGTGGAATTCCAATTATCAAATCTCTGCGTGAAGGTTTGTCCGCTAACAAAATCAATTGGTTAGCCGGTATTATTAATGGAACAGGTAACTTTATTCTTAGCGAAATGCGGGATAAGGGACGTGATTTTGAAGATGTATTAGCCGAAGCACAGGCGCTGGGCTATGCAGAGTCAGACCCTACCTTTGATGTGGAAGGCATTGATGCCGGCCATAAACTGACTATTCTTTCTTCAATCGCCTTCGGTATTCCATTGCAGTTTGAAAAGACTTATATGGAAGGGATTAGCGATATTTCGAGTGAAGATGTGGGCTATGCCGATGAGCTTGGCTATGGCATTAAGCATTTGGGTATTGCCCGTCGAACTGAGCGTGGTATTGAACAACGCGTTCACCCAACACTGATTCCTAAAGATCGTTTGATCGCTAATGTAAATGGCGTGATGAATGCAGTATTAGTGAAAGGCGATGCAGTTGGCCCAACCATGTATTACGGTGCTGGTGCTGGTGGCGAGCCTACAGCGTCTGCGGTTGTTGCAGATATCATCGATATTGCACGCGTGCTGACTTCTGATCCGGAAAATCGTGTTCCTCATCTGGCATTCCAGCCGGACTCTTTATCAGATCACCCTGTGCTTGCAATGGATGCGGTTGATACGGCATTTTACCTGCGTTTAAGTGCGCGGGATGAGGCGGGTGTGCTGGCGAATATCACGCGTATTCTGGGCGATGATAATATTAGTATCGAAGCATTCATTCAGAAAGAGACCAGCAAGACGAATGGTAAAGCGGATATTATCCTGCTGACTAAAGTCGTGAATGAAGGGGATATGAATCAAGCCATTGCTAAAATTGAGGCTTTGGATGTGGTGACGGGCAAAGTGACTCGCATCCGTGTTGAAAACCTTGGTTAA
- the rpoS gene encoding RNA polymerase sigma factor RpoS, which yields MSAIGVQGNTPSSESARSPSSIGLRSGIGGKQSQEAIHIYLREIESSPLLSAEEEVYYGRLVQKGEEAARKRMITSNLRLVVKISRRYLNRGLGLLDLVEEGNLGLIHAVEKFDPEKGFRFSTYAIWWIRQSIERGLMNQSRTIRLPIHVNKALNCCLRKRAELTQRYGAEPSVSDIAKGLDKPESEVHGLLRHTESTTSLDYKVGSGGESSVMDFIAAETVRGPDQVAMESDIAKAIDIWLSQLDAKQQEVIVRRFGLHGHDYATLEEVSAAMEITRERVRQIQMNALKRLKRILEQEGGSRELFLQSS from the coding sequence ATGAGTGCGATTGGAGTACAAGGAAATACACCCTCATCAGAGTCTGCCAGATCCCCATCCAGTATTGGTTTACGATCAGGAATTGGAGGAAAGCAGTCTCAGGAAGCCATTCACATCTACCTAAGGGAGATCGAATCAAGTCCGTTATTAAGCGCCGAGGAGGAAGTTTATTACGGACGATTGGTGCAAAAAGGAGAAGAGGCCGCTCGCAAGCGAATGATCACGTCAAACTTGCGATTGGTTGTAAAAATATCACGACGCTACCTGAATCGTGGGCTAGGTCTGCTTGATCTGGTTGAAGAAGGTAACTTAGGCTTGATCCACGCCGTTGAAAAGTTTGACCCAGAGAAAGGGTTTCGTTTCTCAACCTACGCGATCTGGTGGATACGCCAGAGTATCGAACGCGGACTCATGAATCAGTCCCGTACCATCCGCTTACCCATCCATGTTAATAAAGCCCTGAATTGTTGTTTACGTAAACGCGCCGAGCTTACGCAGCGCTATGGCGCTGAGCCGAGTGTCAGCGATATCGCCAAGGGCTTGGATAAGCCGGAGTCAGAAGTGCATGGCCTGCTACGTCATACTGAATCAACGACCTCTTTAGATTATAAGGTTGGTAGCGGTGGTGAGTCGTCGGTGATGGATTTTATTGCGGCTGAAACGGTACGAGGACCAGATCAGGTTGCGATGGAGTCTGATATTGCTAAAGCGATTGATATTTGGTTGAGCCAGTTAGATGCAAAGCAGCAGGAGGTCATCGTGCGTCGCTTCGGTTTACATGGTCACGACTATGCAACCTTGGAAGAAGTCAGTGCGGCGATGGAGATTACTCGAGAGCGAGTGCGGCAAATTCAGATGAATGCCTTGAAGCGTTTGAAGCGAATTTTGGAGCAGGAAGGCGGTTCGCGTGAGTTATTTTTGCAGAGTTCCTGA